The genomic segment ATTGACAAAGAGAAAAAAGCAGAGTATGACAAACATAGAGAGAAATTTTTATCCGCAAATAAACCTCTAAATCATGAAGGGCGTCCTGGATGGACATATACCACGAATATTGATATAGACTCTTTAGGCCTTGACCCACTCCCAAGAACTTTTGTCAAGAGCAGACCTTACGTAGTATATGATTATGCAAAAAATTCAAAGCAAGGTCTTATCAGGATAATTATCTATTCAGTCATGTTCATAATGGTTTTAGTCACCATATACATGCTGAGCATTCTTAGCCAATAAGAGCCTTCTTTTCGATATACTTTTCGATCATCTTCGCATTCAACAAGGGAAGTTTCAAGCTTATCAGTGTTTTTTCTGCTGCAATTCTCTTCAAGATTTCAGTTGCATTTGGGTCTGGGGATATTCTCTGAAGGCCAGAAAGAAAGTCAGGGGAATTCAGTTTAGAGAGTGTCGCAGCAATATCTTCCTCTTTAAATCTGCCCTTCTTTGGTATTATATCTTCTACAAGTCCGTCAAGAGATTCCATATCAAATTTATCGGACATGTAGTCATAGATTTTATTATTGAAAGATTCCCTCATGGACAGAAGAAGCATCGCTATATCAAAATCTTCTGTAAGCTCTTCAACTTCCATTCTCTTGACGCATTTCCAGCCACTATAGTTACCGAGAAAATGGACCATCTCCTTACCAGAGACGACTGTGCTCCCCTTATCTTCAATAGGTTTCTGCCCGAGATATTTATCAAGGACATCTGGTGTAAGCCTTTCAATCCCTAATTTTTCTAAGACCATTTCAGTAAGTATTCCTTTTGCAATATCCTTTGCTTCCTTTATATTTGCAATTTCTGATAATTTCTTTGTTGTCGTGGGGGATTTCGCCTTGTAAAGAGCACCAGAAATAGTTTTTTCATCCTTTATTATTGTGTCGACTATGCCCTGAATAAACTTTAGATCAAATCCCTCTCCTAAATACTGAAGGATCTTTTCATTAAATGATTCTCTTATAGAGAGTAATAATCGTGCAATATCAAGTTTCTCTTTCCCATCAAGGGACTCAAAACCTTTGTAGCACTTCCATCCCTTGTAGTTACCGATAAACTCAACCTTTTCTGGCATCGCCATTATATCACCTTAGATTTTATTGCGCTCTGGATACTTAAAAGCGTTTACGAATATATTATAACTATTAACATCAAGTATAAAAAGTAATTTATTAAAAGAATAATTGATAAGATGAGGATAGCTTTCATAGGGTCAGGGGCCATAGGCAGTCTTTTTGGAGGGCTTCTAAAAAAAAGTGGTGCAGATGTCTTACTGATTGGAAGGCAAAATCATGTAGAGGCCATAAAAAAAAATGGACTTTTTATTTCGGGTATTGATGAATTTAATGTTAGGATAAATGCATCTTCTAACCCACTTGACGCAAGAGGGTCAGATATCCTTGTTATCACAACTAAGGCATATGACACAAGAAAAGCACTAGAAGACATCATTCCGATTCTAAATGATAATACAAAAGTGATGTCGCTTCAAAATGGGGCAGGAAACATTGAAGAGATCTCTAAATTAGTAGACAAACAAAATATCATTGGAGCAGTAACAAGCATGGGCGCATTTCTTGAGAATCCAGGTAGGGTGCAGTTCAGGGGGAAAGGAACTACCTTAATTGGTGCGATATCAGAAGAAAACAAAAATGCGAAAGAAATAGTCAGAATATTTGATAGTGCCGGAATTAAGGCTGAGCTTACAAATGACATAAAGGGTGAGATATGGTCAAAAGTAATTATTAACTCAGCCATCAATAACCTTGCTTCAATTCTTGATGGCGAGAATGGAATCCTTCTGGATGAAAATCTTATTGAGATTGTAAAAGAGATAACAACGGAAGGAAAGACAATTCTTCAAAAAGAAGGGATAGATATCTCTGATGACATTTTTGAAAAGACAGTAGACGTCATTAAAAACACCTCTAAGAACATTAACTCAACCCTCTCAGATCTTAGAAAAGGAAAAAGGACAGAGATCGATTACATCTCCGGTAAGATTATTGAGCTTGGGGATAAATTAAATATGCCCTCACCTTACAATAAGGCACTTTTTACCATGATAAAATATAAAGAGAATAAATTAATACAAAAATCCTAATAACCTATATAAGTCCTGGATTTTAATTAATATTGTGAATACTTTATCAATGATTTTTAGATTAATTATCGAATAGATCAATAGAAAAGTATTTTAATATTCACGAAATAAAACGTTAATAGGTGTTTTGATGGAAGATGACGTATCCCTCATAATGTCGAAATTGATGGAAAAGGGTTATACGGAAGCTCAAATTAAAGAGAAAATAAGAATAAAAAAAGAATCTTTAATGTACGATATAACAACAAAAGGAATCCTTTCTATAATCGCTTCCGAAGAAGGGATAGCCCTACCTGGGAAGGAAGACCTAAAGATCGATACACTGAAAGAGGGAATGAAAGACGTTAATGTCTTGGGACGAGTTTCAAGAAAGTATGCCCCAAAGGAGTTTACAAGGGACGATGGGTCTCAAGGGGTAGTCCTTAATGTCATAGTTTCGGATAAGACTGGAGAAATTCCTGTCGTATTCTGGGATGAGAACGCTGTCAAATGTTCTGAAACAGTGAACAGAGGGGACATCATAAAGATAATCGCTGGGCAGGTTAAAGGTGGAATGAAAGGCCCCCAGCTTTTTATTACTTCAAAAACTAAGGTAATTATTAATCCCGAAGGGATTGATGAATCATCTTTGCCTGATACATCTACTATTAAATCCTTAAAATATGAGAGAACGATGGTATCCGAATTAAACCCCGGTGATAAGTTCAAGGAGATTAGGGGAACGATAGCCAAACTTTACTCTGTATTCTTTTATGACGGATGCCCCACATGTTTTAAAAAAATGAATGTGCCACAGAAAGGGTTCTGCAAACACTGCAAGTTAGAGGTATCCCCAATAAAAGTTGTCATACTGGACATAGGCATAGACGATTCAACAGGGTACATCAGGGCTTCATTTTTCAAAGACAAGGCTGAGAAGGTATTGGGCGTAACTGCTGATCAAATTCATCAGGGCGTAAAAAGCTATCTTGAAAAAGGTTTCAATTTTAAAAATGCAGGTGAGGCTTACCTATCTGACAATCATTACAATTTGTTGGGAAAAGAAGTATTAATCTCTGGAAACGTTGCAGAAAATGAGTACATTGGAAACGTATTCCAGGCACACAATATATTTGATTTTGATTTGGAAGAAGAGATAGAGA from the Methanofastidiosum sp. genome contains:
- a CDS encoding DnaJ domain-containing protein: MSYNPKKDYYEMIGGITPSSNVKEIKKAYRKKALEYHPDKNPGKEDSAKNKFLELKEIYETLIDKEKKAEYDKHREKFLSANKPLNHEGRPGWTYTTNIDIDSLGLDPLPRTFVKSRPYVVYDYAKNSKQGLIRIIIYSVMFIMVLVTIYMLSILSQ
- a CDS encoding DUF2666 family protein, with product MAMPEKVEFIGNYKGWKCYKGFESLDGKEKLDIARLLLSIRESFNEKILQYLGEGFDLKFIQGIVDTIIKDEKTISGALYKAKSPTTTKKLSEIANIKEAKDIAKGILTEMVLEKLGIERLTPDVLDKYLGQKPIEDKGSTVVSGKEMVHFLGNYSGWKCVKRMEVEELTEDFDIAMLLLSMRESFNNKIYDYMSDKFDMESLDGLVEDIIPKKGRFKEEDIAATLSKLNSPDFLSGLQRISPDPNATEILKRIAAEKTLISLKLPLLNAKMIEKYIEKKALIG
- a CDS encoding 2-dehydropantoate 2-reductase, with product MRIAFIGSGAIGSLFGGLLKKSGADVLLIGRQNHVEAIKKNGLFISGIDEFNVRINASSNPLDARGSDILVITTKAYDTRKALEDIIPILNDNTKVMSLQNGAGNIEEISKLVDKQNIIGAVTSMGAFLENPGRVQFRGKGTTLIGAISEENKNAKEIVRIFDSAGIKAELTNDIKGEIWSKVIINSAINNLASILDGENGILLDENLIEIVKEITTEGKTILQKEGIDISDDIFEKTVDVIKNTSKNINSTLSDLRKGKRTEIDYISGKIIELGDKLNMPSPYNKALFTMIKYKENKLIQKS
- a CDS encoding OB-fold nucleic acid binding domain-containing protein is translated as MEDDVSLIMSKLMEKGYTEAQIKEKIRIKKESLMYDITTKGILSIIASEEGIALPGKEDLKIDTLKEGMKDVNVLGRVSRKYAPKEFTRDDGSQGVVLNVIVSDKTGEIPVVFWDENAVKCSETVNRGDIIKIIAGQVKGGMKGPQLFITSKTKVIINPEGIDESSLPDTSTIKSLKYERTMVSELNPGDKFKEIRGTIAKLYSVFFYDGCPTCFKKMNVPQKGFCKHCKLEVSPIKVVILDIGIDDSTGYIRASFFKDKAEKVLGVTADQIHQGVKSYLEKGFNFKNAGEAYLSDNHYNLLGKEVLISGNVAENEYIGNVFQAHNIFDFDLEEEIEMVLENIGKEMQ